One segment of Primulina tabacum isolate GXHZ01 chromosome 14, ASM2559414v2, whole genome shotgun sequence DNA contains the following:
- the LOC142525397 gene encoding nuclear transcription factor Y subunit B-1-like: MAESPGGFAGGSGSHDSGGGDHSPQSSVKEQDRFLPIANIGRIMKKALPANGKIAKDAKDTVQECVSEFISFVTSEASDKCQKEKRKTINGDDLLWAMATLGFEEYIAPLKAYLARYRELEGDAKGSARVGDGSSKKDTIGTQLPSESQFVHQAPFPQGFSYSSSQIKF; the protein is encoded by the exons ATGGCTGAGAGTCCTGGTGGATTTGCCGGTGGAAGTGGCAGCCACGATAGCGGCGGTGGGGATCACAGTCCGCAGTCTAGCGTGAAAGAGCAGGATCGCTTCCTTCCGATTGCAAATATTGGCCGAATCATGAAGAAAGCGTTGCCTGCGAATGGAAAGATAGCGAAGGATGCGAAGGACACGGTTCAGGAATGCGTCTCCGAATTTATCAGCTTCGTCACTAGCGA AGCTAGTGACAAGTGCCAAAAAGAGAAAAGAAAGACAATAAACGGGGATGATTTGTTGTGGGCAATGGCAACATTAGGTTTCGAGGAGTATATTGCCCCGCTGAAGGCATATTTGGCTAGGTACAGAGAG TTAGAG GGTGACGCTAAGGGATCTGCTAGAGTTGGAGATGGATCCTCTAAGAAAGACACAATCGGAACTCAGCTGCCTTCCGAGTCACAG TTTGTTCATCAAGCTCCATTTCCACAAGGCTTCAGCTACTCAAGTTCCCAAATCAAATTTTGA